From Enterococcus mundtii, the proteins below share one genomic window:
- a CDS encoding FtsW/RodA/SpoVE family cell cycle protein produces MEKKIKTSNDNRIDYGVILPVFLLCLIGILSLYVALTHDPNGPSVTRGVGMQIIWYLVGAVAIAIVMRINSKWIWKLTPYLYGLGLLVMGLLLRFYDQNLAASTGSKNWFRFGSVTFQPAELMKIAYILMLALIVTKHNTQVKVRTIKSDFWLIAKMLIISIPVIALVMAQKDFGTMLVFLAIFGGVFLMSGISWKIIGPIFALAFIVGAGTIFLVTTESGREFLYTVGFKSYQFARIDSWLDPFHDTSGFSFQPAQGILAIGTGGMFGKGFNVSNIYVPVRESDMIFTVIGENFGFIGGAFVIFLYFVLIYRMIRVCFDTNNEFYAYIASGLIMMLLFHVFENIGANIGLLPLTGIPLPFISQGGSSILGNMIGIGLILSMRYQNEAPVKNSRR; encoded by the coding sequence ATGGAAAAAAAAATAAAAACTTCGAATGATAACCGCATCGATTACGGAGTCATTCTACCAGTATTTTTATTATGTTTGATTGGGATTTTATCCTTATATGTTGCATTGACACATGATCCAAACGGTCCTTCTGTGACAAGAGGTGTCGGGATGCAGATCATTTGGTACCTTGTGGGAGCAGTAGCGATTGCAATCGTCATGCGAATCAATTCAAAATGGATCTGGAAATTGACACCTTATCTCTATGGATTAGGATTGCTTGTCATGGGGTTGCTCTTACGATTTTACGACCAGAATCTGGCGGCAAGTACCGGTTCAAAAAACTGGTTCCGTTTTGGAAGTGTCACATTTCAACCAGCCGAGCTGATGAAGATCGCTTATATTTTGATGCTGGCGTTGATCGTAACGAAGCACAATACGCAAGTCAAAGTTCGAACAATCAAATCTGATTTTTGGCTGATTGCAAAGATGTTGATCATTTCGATTCCTGTGATTGCGTTAGTCATGGCGCAAAAAGACTTTGGGACGATGCTCGTCTTTCTGGCGATCTTTGGTGGCGTCTTTTTGATGTCAGGGATTTCTTGGAAAATCATTGGCCCGATCTTTGCTTTAGCATTTATTGTGGGGGCAGGAACGATTTTCCTTGTGACCACAGAATCAGGAAGAGAATTCCTGTATACTGTTGGGTTCAAATCTTACCAATTTGCCCGAATCGATTCTTGGCTCGATCCATTTCATGATACGTCGGGCTTTAGCTTCCAACCCGCCCAAGGGATTTTAGCAATCGGAACAGGTGGGATGTTCGGAAAAGGCTTTAACGTCAGCAACATTTACGTGCCAGTCCGAGAATCGGATATGATATTCACTGTCATCGGCGAGAATTTTGGCTTTATTGGTGGCGCATTTGTCATTTTCTTGTATTTTGTATTGATTTATCGTATGATACGTGTCTGCTTCGATACGAACAATGAGTTTTATGCCTATATCGCAAGTGGATTGATCATGATGCTCTTATTCCATGTCTTTGAAAACATTGGCGCAAATATCGGCTTACTTCCATTAACTGGGATTCCATTGCCGTTTATCAGTCAAGGGGGTTCATCGATCTTAGGGAATATGATTGGGATCGGATTGATCTTATCTATGCGTTATCAAAATGAAGCACCGGTAAAAAATTCTAGGAGGTAA
- a CDS encoding methionine ABC transporter ATP-binding protein — MSLIQLTNVKKTFGGKHGMIHAINDVSLQVEQGDIYGIVGYSGAGKSTLVRLLNGLELPTDGQVIVNDQDITKLKNKELRVFRKKIGMIFQHFNLLWSRTVLENIQLPLELAGVPKQQRKERAEELLRLVGLEGRGQAYPSQLSGGQKQRVGIARALANEPEILLCDEATSALDPQTTEEVLDLLLAINKKLNLTIVLITHEMNVIRKICNKVAVMERGQVVEEGDALTVFRNPQQEVTKRFVQQDIEPEAESTELLAELIKENPDGRLVTLTFNETNANEPVISQAIRRYNVDINVVYGKIKQTKEGSFGSLTTLMIGEENELDQAENFIKEQGVGVEVIHHG; from the coding sequence ATGTCATTGATCCAATTGACGAATGTCAAGAAAACATTTGGCGGAAAACATGGGATGATCCACGCTATCAACGACGTTTCACTACAAGTGGAACAAGGCGACATTTACGGCATCGTCGGTTATTCCGGTGCTGGTAAGAGTACGTTAGTTCGTTTGTTGAATGGCTTGGAATTACCTACAGATGGTCAAGTAATTGTCAACGACCAAGACATTACTAAATTAAAAAATAAAGAATTACGCGTTTTTCGTAAAAAAATCGGTATGATTTTTCAACATTTCAATCTATTATGGTCACGTACCGTACTAGAAAATATCCAACTACCTTTGGAATTAGCCGGTGTACCGAAACAACAACGGAAAGAAAGAGCAGAAGAATTGCTCCGTTTAGTCGGTTTAGAAGGACGAGGACAAGCTTATCCGTCCCAATTATCTGGTGGACAAAAGCAAAGAGTCGGGATTGCTCGTGCGTTAGCCAATGAGCCAGAAATCCTCCTTTGCGATGAAGCGACAAGTGCATTGGACCCACAAACGACGGAAGAGGTCTTAGATCTATTATTGGCAATCAACAAAAAATTGAACTTGACGATCGTTTTGATCACTCATGAAATGAACGTTATCCGTAAAATCTGTAACAAAGTAGCGGTGATGGAACGTGGGCAAGTCGTGGAAGAAGGCGATGCGTTGACCGTTTTTCGCAATCCACAACAAGAAGTCACGAAACGCTTCGTCCAACAAGATATCGAACCAGAAGCTGAGTCAACTGAATTATTGGCAGAGTTGATCAAAGAAAATCCTGACGGTCGCTTAGTGACATTGACCTTCAACGAAACGAATGCCAATGAACCAGTGATTTCTCAAGCCATTCGTCGTTACAATGTGGATATCAATGTCGTATATGGGAAAATCAAGCAAACCAAAGAAGGCTCGTTTGGTTCGCTGACTACCTTGATGATCGGAGAGGAAAACGAATTGGACCAAGCAGAAAACTTTATCAAAGAGCAAGGCGTTGGAGTGGAGGTGATCCATCATGGATAA
- a CDS encoding MetQ/NlpA family ABC transporter substrate-binding protein: protein MKKKIFGFAATLLLTVGLAACGNGGSSSDSSNASDDTTLKIGASPTPHAEILEHVKPLLKDEGIDLEIVKFDDYVLPNQALSEGDIDANYFQHIPYLNKEIDEKGYDFVNAGAVHIEPMGLYSQKIKDISELEDGATIITSNSESDWGRIITILKDAGLVTVKDGVDLETATFDDIDENPKNLKFNHTIDPALLASTYQNDEGDLVAINANFAYGAGLNPLEDAVLLEKDNSPYVNIIATRKGDEDSDKIKKLIEVLHQEDVRQWIEEQWEGSVKSVDADAK, encoded by the coding sequence ATGAAAAAGAAAATTTTTGGATTTGCAGCAACGCTTTTACTGACAGTTGGATTAGCCGCATGTGGAAACGGCGGAAGCAGTAGTGACTCATCAAACGCATCAGACGATACAACCTTGAAAATCGGCGCATCACCAACGCCACATGCGGAAATCTTAGAACATGTGAAGCCGCTTTTGAAAGATGAAGGCATTGATTTGGAAATCGTCAAATTTGACGACTATGTCTTGCCAAACCAGGCATTATCAGAAGGCGACATTGATGCGAACTATTTCCAACACATCCCTTACTTGAACAAAGAAATCGACGAAAAAGGCTATGATTTTGTCAATGCCGGTGCTGTCCACATCGAACCAATGGGCTTGTATTCACAAAAAATCAAAGACATCTCTGAATTAGAAGATGGTGCAACGATCATTACTTCAAATTCAGAATCTGACTGGGGACGGATCATCACGATCTTGAAAGATGCTGGTTTAGTGACAGTGAAAGATGGCGTTGATTTAGAAACAGCCACATTTGATGATATCGATGAAAATCCTAAAAACTTGAAATTCAATCACACGATCGATCCAGCATTATTGGCTTCCACTTACCAAAATGACGAAGGCGATCTAGTAGCTATCAACGCCAACTTTGCTTACGGCGCTGGATTGAATCCATTAGAAGATGCGGTATTATTAGAAAAAGACAACTCACCATATGTCAACATCATTGCGACACGTAAAGGTGACGAAGACAGCGACAAGATCAAAAAATTGATCGAAGTCTTACATCAAGAAGATGTTCGTCAATGGATCGAAGAACAATGGGAAGGCTCCGTAAAATCTGTCGATGCGGATGCAAAATAA
- a CDS encoding arsenate reductase family protein, whose protein sequence is MFTFYEYPKCSTCRKAKAWLDNHQVTYQAVDMVKDTPTAETIESWLKHSEVPLRRVFNTSGMKYRELGLKDQIDELSLTEASQLLSTDGMLIKRPLIVKDNQLVTIGFNEKIYEGAFN, encoded by the coding sequence TTGTTTACTTTTTATGAGTACCCAAAGTGTTCCACTTGTCGAAAAGCCAAGGCTTGGCTCGACAATCATCAAGTAACGTATCAAGCGGTCGATATGGTCAAAGATACGCCTACGGCAGAAACGATCGAATCATGGTTGAAGCATTCAGAAGTGCCGCTTCGCCGTGTCTTTAATACAAGCGGGATGAAGTATCGTGAACTTGGTCTAAAAGATCAAATCGATGAATTATCCCTCACAGAAGCAAGTCAGCTGTTATCTACGGACGGCATGTTGATCAAACGACCATTGATCGTCAAAGACAATCAACTGGTCACAATCGGTTTTAATGAAAAAATATACGAAGGAGCATTCAATTAA
- the sufC gene encoding Fe-S cluster assembly ATPase SufC — MSVLEIKNLHVSIEDKKILKGVNLTMKTGEIHAIMGPNGTGKSTLSAAIMGNPNYEVTEGEILFDGQNVLELEVDERARLGLFLAMQYPSEIPGITNAEFMRAAINATRPEDDKISVMSFLKKLDEKMGLLNMPEEMAERYLNEGFSGGEKKRNEILQLLMLEPTFAILDEIDSGLDIDALKVVAKGVNEMRGDNFGALIITHYQRLLNYITPDVVHIMMEGRVVMTGSADLAKRLEAEGYAGISKELGIDYKEEEA, encoded by the coding sequence ATGTCTGTCTTAGAAATAAAAAACCTACATGTGTCGATTGAGGACAAGAAAATCCTTAAAGGCGTGAATTTAACAATGAAAACAGGAGAAATCCATGCCATCATGGGACCAAACGGAACAGGTAAATCGACCTTGTCTGCTGCAATTATGGGAAATCCGAATTACGAAGTAACTGAAGGAGAAATCCTTTTTGATGGGCAAAATGTGTTAGAGCTAGAAGTAGATGAACGTGCACGTTTAGGTCTGTTTTTAGCCATGCAATACCCAAGTGAGATTCCAGGGATCACGAATGCCGAATTTATGCGTGCAGCTATCAATGCGACACGTCCGGAAGACGACAAGATTTCTGTCATGTCATTCTTGAAAAAGTTAGATGAAAAGATGGGACTCTTGAATATGCCAGAAGAAATGGCTGAACGTTATTTGAACGAAGGCTTTTCTGGTGGAGAGAAAAAACGTAATGAGATCTTACAACTCTTGATGTTAGAACCAACTTTTGCGATTTTAGATGAAATCGATTCAGGTTTAGATATTGATGCACTAAAAGTCGTGGCAAAAGGCGTGAACGAAATGCGCGGCGACAACTTTGGTGCTTTGATCATCACTCACTACCAACGCTTGTTAAACTACATCACACCTGACGTAGTCCACATCATGATGGAAGGTCGTGTCGTGATGACTGGCAGTGCAGATTTAGCAAAACGCCTAGAAGCCGAAGGATATGCAGGCATCAGTAAAGAATTAGGAATCGACTACAAAGAAGAAGAAGCGTAA
- a CDS encoding methionine ABC transporter permease — protein sequence MDKSFTETYLDFSQINMETMQQAIMDTLYMTLISMVLVTIIGLILGLILYSIGRKNKPYARIIYGIVSIISNIFRSTPFMILMVLIIPFTKAIVGTMLGAQAAIPALVLSAAPFYARLVEIAFREVSPGVLEAADAMGASYWEIIWKVLIPESVPALISGLTVTTISMIGFTAMAGAIGAGGLGGLAWQEGYQRGNLTVTFVATLIILVIVFIVQGIGDFLTKKTDKR from the coding sequence ATGGATAAAAGCTTCACAGAAACCTACCTTGATTTTAGCCAAATCAACATGGAGACGATGCAACAAGCCATCATGGACACGTTATACATGACGTTGATCTCCATGGTCTTAGTAACCATCATCGGTTTGATCCTTGGTTTGATCCTTTACTCGATCGGTCGCAAAAACAAACCGTATGCGCGGATCATTTACGGCATCGTTTCGATCATTAGTAATATTTTCCGATCGACACCATTCATGATCTTGATGGTCTTGATCATTCCCTTTACCAAAGCAATCGTGGGAACGATGTTAGGCGCACAAGCAGCGATTCCAGCTCTCGTGTTGTCCGCTGCTCCTTTTTACGCTCGACTTGTAGAAATCGCGTTTCGCGAAGTCAGCCCTGGGGTCTTAGAAGCCGCAGATGCGATGGGCGCGAGCTATTGGGAAATCATTTGGAAAGTCTTGATCCCTGAAAGTGTCCCAGCTTTGATCTCAGGGTTGACTGTAACGACGATCTCAATGATCGGTTTTACTGCCATGGCAGGAGCAATCGGTGCCGGCGGTCTAGGTGGCTTGGCTTGGCAAGAAGGCTATCAACGTGGTAATTTAACAGTGACTTTTGTCGCTACCTTGATTATTTTAGTCATCGTATTTATTGTTCAAGGAATCGGGGATTTCTTAACGAAGAAAACAGATAAAAGATAG
- a CDS encoding LysR family transcriptional regulator translates to MFKLLTTFRVVYETRNFSRTAELLYLSQPAVSNQIKQLERDLGVELFQRNGRQEMKPTKQADLLYERTLVLLEEWETTQQQLADEKNEEEVCRIVASHTFAVYLLPQLMKELIVRFPKIKFSIAFANSHESLEQVAKHEADFGFIEKPLETTGVQRFSLLEDALVVAGDPKSELWLVRESSSGVFHYTQRYFEEKNIQGKKMLVKSNEVIVAMLKEGIGRSILSKRAVPKGIHVEPLAESRQFYLIQRTHLTSERLLEVGNEILDFYKKEKKN, encoded by the coding sequence ATGTTTAAGTTATTAACAACCTTTCGTGTCGTTTATGAAACAAGAAATTTTTCGCGAACCGCTGAATTACTCTATTTGTCTCAACCTGCGGTGTCCAATCAAATCAAACAATTGGAGCGGGATCTTGGAGTTGAACTTTTCCAACGCAATGGACGACAAGAGATGAAACCGACAAAACAAGCGGATTTGCTTTATGAACGAACATTGGTTTTATTGGAAGAATGGGAAACAACACAACAACAATTAGCGGATGAAAAAAATGAAGAAGAAGTGTGCCGGATCGTCGCTTCCCATACATTTGCTGTGTATTTATTGCCTCAATTGATGAAAGAGTTGATCGTGCGTTTTCCAAAAATCAAGTTTTCGATTGCTTTTGCGAATTCTCATGAGAGTTTGGAGCAAGTGGCAAAACATGAAGCTGATTTTGGTTTTATCGAAAAACCTTTAGAAACAACCGGCGTACAACGCTTTTCTTTACTTGAAGATGCGTTGGTCGTTGCAGGTGATCCTAAGAGTGAGCTATGGCTAGTCAGGGAATCTTCTTCAGGTGTGTTCCATTACACGCAACGTTATTTTGAAGAAAAGAATATCCAAGGAAAGAAAATGCTTGTAAAAAGTAATGAAGTCATTGTGGCGATGTTGAAAGAAGGAATCGGCCGATCCATATTATCCAAACGAGCAGTACCAAAAGGGATACACGTTGAACCTTTAGCTGAATCTCGTCAGTTCTATTTGATCCAACGGACCCATTTGACCTCTGAACGGTTATTAGAAGTAGGAAATGAGATCTTGGATTTCTATAAAAAGGAAAAGAAAAATTGA
- a CDS encoding glycine cleavage system protein H, which yields MAGKHLKKKDNLWILFNGKEYCVGLTKEAQEDLGEITFANLPKIGKAYQAGDALVEVEAEKAVTEFASPLSGTVSSVNEKISENIAVLNDEDEMTAWLLSFKDVDAAEFDAL from the coding sequence ATGGCTGGGAAACACTTAAAGAAGAAAGATAACCTTTGGATTTTATTTAATGGAAAAGAATACTGTGTAGGTTTGACAAAAGAAGCGCAAGAAGATCTAGGTGAGATCACGTTTGCCAACTTACCAAAAATCGGTAAAGCCTATCAAGCAGGCGATGCACTAGTTGAAGTAGAAGCAGAAAAAGCAGTCACTGAATTTGCAAGTCCATTATCTGGAACAGTCTCATCTGTGAATGAAAAAATCAGTGAGAATATCGCTGTTTTGAACGATGAAGATGAAATGACTGCGTGGTTATTGAGTTTTAAAGATGTCGATGCAGCAGAATTCGACGCACTTTAA